The following is a genomic window from Sulfuricurvum sp..
TGATGTAGCGGGTATAGTTAGAAGCCTTGGTGGAAGAGCTAATATATCTACAAACAATTGGACTGACACTATATCATATAGAGTTTTCATAATATTAAAAGATAATCCTTTTAAGCTAAAACGAAAAGCAGAATTGTGGAAAACTCCAAAAACAAACAAGTGTATTCATTCTGCTATTGTTGACATAATCCATATAGATAATGAGCCAAGCAGATGTATTGCCGTTGATTCAGATACAAAATCATTTCTTGTTAATGATTATATCGTTACGCACAACACTACTAATACTAGTCATAAGATGCCACTGTATACAGCGATGCTTGGTAGGTTGCCTAACTTTGGACAGGTAAAGAATGCTGTATTAATTTCAGATACATTTGAGCAGGCGGATACACAGCTTCAGTCTTGTATGGCTTATTATACAAATTCAGATAAGTTACAGAACTTCTTGACATTGGTTAAAAGAAAAGAAGGTATGTTATTGTTTGAAAACAATAAGGGTGACAGATTCCATATTGCAGCTAGAGGTGCTGGTCAATCATTCAGGGGAACTAACTATGAGGGACAAAGACCTCAATGGATTATTGGGGATGATTTACAGGGAGATGAAATCTTAACCAATAAGGATGCTGCTAAGAAGTTGATTAGTTGGTGGGTAGGTACTGTGTTGCAGGCTGTTGATATTAGTAGGTTTAAGATTACTGTTATTGGTACACCAATGTTGGACAATGATTTGATTAGTTCGCTTATGCGAAGTCCAGAATATCATACGGTTAGGTTTAAAGTAGCTCAAGAGTTTAGTACAGACCCTAGTAAGATTATCAGTGCTTGGCCAGATAGATTTACTCCTCAGAAAATTATCTCTATGTATCACGATGCTAAGGCGTTGGGTGCAGAGGCAGAGTTCTTTAGAGAGATGTTTCTCGAAGTTAGTAATGAAGAGACACAGATATTTAAAGCTGATTGGTTTAAAGAGTTTAGTCTAAAAGAGTTGAGAAAGAATAAGGGCAAATATAACTTTTTTACCAGTATGGATTTAGCTGTAAGCAGAAAGGACAGTGCAGACCGTAGTGTTATTATTACGATTGGTGTAAATGGAGATGGTCATTGGTTTGTTGTTGATATGGCTTGTGGTAGATTTAGCCCTACTGAAGTTATAGATATTTTATTTAAGCAAGTATCAGCGTGGAAGCCTTTAGAGGTTAGAGCTGAGAAAGCAGCATTACAGCAAGTATTAAGTCATTTTATTGATGAGAAGATGCTTAGAGAGAACAGACATTTTTTAATGAATAGCTTAGAGCATAACTCTACTACCAAGAAAGAGTATAGGATTCTTGGATTACAGCCAAAGTTCAAAGCTAGGATGGTGCATTTTCCACATGATGAATTACATGATGAGATTATGTTGTTAAAGAAAGAGATATTAGGTCAAACCAAAGAAACTAATACTACTGGACATGATGACTGTTTGTCTGGAGACACGCTTGTTGATTTGCCAAATGGCTTTCAAATAAGAATTGATGAAATACAAAATGGCACAGAAGTTATGAATTTAGGTGTAGATAGCTTGACTAATTTTATTAAAGATGTTAGACTTACTGGAGAGAAGTTTGTTAGAGAATATTATCTTGAAAATGGAGACAGTATTAAAGCCACAGACAATCATCCTTTTTTAACACAAAGAGGATATGTATATGCTGGTGATTTGACAACTTCTGATTTTATTGTAAGGATAACAGAATGCAAGTTGAACAATATGGATACAAATGGACAAAGAAACAAAATGGATACTACCAGTCAACAAGAAATTTCCCAGATGGAAAAAGAAAATGGTTACATCAATATGTTTGGTTTGTCGAAAATGGAACACAAGAACACGGATACTCAGTTCATCACAAAGACAGAAATAAAGACAATAACTCAATCTCAAACTTGGAGCTGTTGTCAAAATCAGAACACTCAACAGAACACGGAAAAGAATCAAGAGAAAGAAACCTGTCTGAGTCTGGTATTAAAATTCTTGAAAAAGCAAGAACAGAAGCTACAAAGTGGCACAAATCACCAGCAGGAAGAGCGTGGCACTCTATTCTCGGAGCAGAAATCGGAAAAAAAAATAGAGTATTCAAATCAGTGTGTGTATCGTGTGG
Proteins encoded in this region:
- a CDS encoding LAGLIDADG family homing endonuclease, giving the protein MNYLEEYRPQQESLKFFNWNNLMFGNDTNETPKMHFQLIDEMLTQHTKFCGEMFRGSAKAVSLDSKIITPDGYKLMKDICVGDIIFDRNGKKTIVTHTSEIFNKPMFKIILNDGREVKVSCDHINIVKRLTTKGLFKEHNITTSEIIKHGVHYNRKISERVPSGREAKWFIPLCSCVDFYEQNIPLDPYTVGLILGDGNIGVSGFSRIHSHIGDVFEIKQNIPYQTSEVKHDKRRDDTVRFSIIGISKQVKEFIGVENCYKKKIPHSIKIGSYNQRIEVLRGLMDTDGTIDKKGSTVSFTSVSKELAFDVAGIVRSLGGRANISTNNWTDTISYRVFIILKDNPFKLKRKAELWKTPKTNKCIHSAIVDIIHIDNEPSRCIAVDSDTKSFLVNDYIVTHNTTNTSHKMPLYTAMLGRLPNFGQVKNAVLISDTFEQADTQLQSCMAYYTNSDKLQNFLTLVKRKEGMLLFENNKGDRFHIAARGAGQSFRGTNYEGQRPQWIIGDDLQGDEILTNKDAAKKLISWWVGTVLQAVDISRFKITVIGTPMLDNDLISSLMRSPEYHTVRFKVAQEFSTDPSKIISAWPDRFTPQKIISMYHDAKALGAEAEFFREMFLEVSNEETQIFKADWFKEFSLKELRKNKGKYNFFTSMDLAVSRKDSADRSVIITIGVNGDGHWFVVDMACGRFSPTEVIDILFKQVSAWKPLEVRAEKAALQQVLSHFIDEKMLRENRHFLMNSLEHNSTTKKEYRILGLQPKFKARMVHFPHDELHDEIMLLKKEILGQTKETNTTGHDDCLSGDTLVDLPNGFQIRIDEIQNGTEVMNLGVDSLTNFIKDVRLTGEKFVREYYLENGDSIKATDNHPFLTQRGYVYAGDLTTSDFIVRITECKLNNMDTNGQRNKMDTTSQQEISQMEKENGYINMFGLSKMEHKNTDTQFITKTEIKTITQSQTWSCCQNQNTQQNTEKNQEKETCLSLVLKFLKKQEQKLQSGTNHQQEERGTLFSEQKSEKKIEYSNQCVYRVGKRLIPQEETEIHFALQNAMQDIDGQVENMTKNLYAQYVEKNLIPIRVSPKLVVSFVGVKAVGVKTKVKTYNFEVPASRNFSVNGGYIVHNCPDTLANFNDPNFVVLPSDYDSISMSYQDMDLKDSTVF